The following proteins come from a genomic window of bacterium:
- a CDS encoding SMP-30/gluconolactonase/LRE family protein translates to MATSRNAGSYVKLVLTAALIVSLVFALGCSKQPAWKAVNDQVMKQHNLTFTPRPDVPDTKIVSNLEPGVVTKLDALPVVEIAPGAKAKMYWGKNVLINWMTLDPGAEIPKETLAGERVMMVCKGSVEQLVGGANVTMIAIERTPINGTNGIEPRMDFVYLKKGAENAVKAGADGAEILEVYWPIRLDYLQKAGAQNIPASLPAENYSIPPSVQPDKVYDYYDIQFTELVKGANSRLINTGGAQLSFLRMDPGSFFPQHNHPEEQVMIVLRGAIDEIILDGVKRMEKGDVLLLPAGMVHGGTNSELGCDVLDVFWPVRKDYTDNMKKRYDAYRSIVPEDAKVELVIDGATTKPGLTFTEGPKWMNGKLYVSSMFFATDWSGDPKKSALVEMDPDGTYRYITSGKMQTNGTMPFGNGNLAVCDMFGHRVIEMNTKGQVLRTLASMYNGKRLDGPNDIVADAKGGLYFTDPQFIPDERVQPGRCVYYRKPNGELIRVIEPNEFAMPNGVVLSPDGKILYVNNTYDNETWWNVDSDKDNWLWAYDVNEDGTLANGRKFAELALTPDVLDRKGRSTSADGMTIDEAGHVYVATQIGIQIVCPQTAQVIGIINFPIMPVSCCFGGDDMQTLYAACYNKIYKIHTNMKGLQYPPKM, encoded by the coding sequence ATGGCAACCTCAAGAAATGCTGGAAGTTATGTGAAATTAGTGCTGACCGCTGCTTTAATAGTCTCTCTCGTATTTGCCCTGGGCTGTTCCAAGCAGCCGGCGTGGAAGGCTGTTAATGACCAGGTCATGAAACAACACAATCTTACGTTTACTCCGCGGCCTGATGTTCCGGACACAAAAATTGTTTCGAATCTTGAGCCCGGTGTGGTTACAAAACTCGATGCGCTTCCGGTAGTTGAAATTGCTCCGGGCGCAAAAGCCAAGATGTATTGGGGTAAAAATGTTCTCATCAACTGGATGACGCTCGATCCCGGTGCAGAAATTCCGAAGGAAACCCTTGCCGGCGAGCGCGTCATGATGGTCTGCAAAGGCTCGGTCGAACAGCTGGTTGGCGGCGCCAATGTTACCATGATCGCAATCGAACGGACACCGATAAACGGTACGAATGGTATCGAGCCCCGGATGGATTTCGTTTACCTTAAAAAAGGCGCTGAAAACGCTGTCAAGGCAGGAGCTGACGGCGCTGAAATTCTCGAAGTCTATTGGCCGATCCGCCTCGATTATCTGCAAAAAGCAGGCGCTCAGAATATTCCCGCAAGCCTTCCTGCCGAGAACTATTCTATTCCTCCTTCCGTGCAACCTGATAAAGTATATGATTACTATGATATTCAGTTCACAGAGCTTGTCAAAGGCGCAAATTCCCGACTCATCAACACGGGTGGCGCCCAGCTGAGCTTCCTGAGAATGGATCCCGGCTCGTTCTTCCCGCAGCACAACCATCCCGAAGAACAGGTTATGATCGTTCTTCGCGGCGCTATCGATGAAATTATCCTCGATGGTGTGAAACGTATGGAGAAGGGCGATGTCCTGCTGCTTCCCGCGGGTATGGTTCATGGCGGAACGAACAGCGAATTAGGCTGCGATGTTCTCGATGTTTTCTGGCCTGTCCGTAAAGATTACACCGACAACATGAAAAAACGGTATGATGCTTACCGTTCCATCGTTCCTGAAGACGCCAAGGTCGAGCTTGTCATCGATGGCGCCACAACGAAGCCCGGATTGACCTTCACCGAAGGCCCCAAGTGGATGAACGGAAAGCTGTATGTGTCGAGCATGTTTTTTGCGACCGACTGGTCCGGCGATCCCAAGAAGAGCGCACTCGTCGAGATGGATCCCGATGGAACATACCGGTATATTACATCCGGCAAGATGCAGACGAACGGAACCATGCCGTTTGGAAACGGTAATCTCGCCGTATGCGACATGTTCGGTCATCGTGTGATCGAAATGAACACCAAGGGACAGGTTCTGAGAACTCTGGCGAGCATGTATAACGGCAAACGTCTCGACGGTCCGAACGACATCGTCGCCGATGCAAAAGGCGGGCTCTATTTCACCGATCCGCAGTTTATCCCCGATGAGCGCGTTCAGCCCGGCCGCTGTGTCTATTACCGCAAGCCGAACGGAGAACTCATCAGGGTTATCGAACCGAACGAATTCGCCATGCCGAACGGTGTTGTTCTGAGCCCGGATGGCAAGATCCTCTATGTCAACAATACCTATGACAACGAAACATGGTGGAATGTCGACAGCGACAAGGATAACTGGCTCTGGGCCTATGATGTCAATGAGGACGGTACCCTTGCCAACGGCCGCAAGTTTGCGGAACTGGCTCTTACTCCCGATGTCCTCGACAGAAAGGGACGGTCCACGAGCGCGGACGGTATGACTATCGATGAAGCCGGTCATGTATACGTTGCCACGCAGATCGGTATCCAGATTGTCTGCCCGCAGACAGCTCAGGTGATCGGGATAATCAATTTCCCGATCATGCCGGTGAGCTGCTGTTTCGGCGGGGATGATATGCAGACCCTGTATGCTGCATGCTACAACAAAATCTACAAGATCCATACGAATATGAAAGGTTTGCAATATCCGCCGAAGATGTAA
- a CDS encoding UDP-2,3-diacylglucosamine diphosphatase: MNNNHTHLPDRIAFIADAHLGISEDSPGRAETLASFLRWLNGKVSHLYIVGDLFDFWFEYRHVVPNTAPRVVFELYNLVRSGVIVTLFAGNHDYWLGTYMEKSVGVTIVSDEASVEHQGHRLFIHHGDGLYPDDHGYRFLKKILRNRAAIFLYGLLHPDLAYNIAHLFSKTSRNYLAPPPGRDELYAGLFREIADRRLKEGYDAVVYGHCHVPLVERRGNGTLVLLGDWITHNTYVFLENGEFTLNTWNINTENTHG; encoded by the coding sequence ATGAATAACAATCACACACACCTGCCCGACAGGATCGCTTTCATCGCGGATGCGCACCTCGGTATTTCCGAGGACAGCCCCGGACGAGCCGAAACACTGGCTTCGTTTCTTCGCTGGCTGAACGGCAAGGTTTCCCACCTTTACATAGTCGGGGACCTGTTCGATTTCTGGTTCGAATACCGGCATGTCGTCCCGAATACGGCGCCGAGGGTAGTATTCGAGCTCTACAATCTTGTGCGGTCAGGTGTTATCGTGACCCTCTTTGCGGGTAATCATGACTACTGGCTCGGTACATATATGGAGAAAAGTGTCGGAGTAACCATCGTATCGGACGAGGCTTCAGTCGAGCATCAGGGGCACCGGCTTTTCATTCATCACGGGGACGGGCTCTATCCCGATGACCACGGATACCGCTTTCTGAAAAAAATCCTCCGCAACAGGGCCGCGATTTTCCTCTACGGTCTCCTCCACCCCGATCTGGCATATAACATCGCCCACCTGTTCTCGAAAACTTCGCGCAACTACCTTGCTCCACCCCCGGGCAGGGACGAGCTCTATGCGGGCCTTTTCCGCGAAATCGCCGACAGACGCCTCAAAGAGGGCTATGACGCCGTCGTATACGGTCACTGTCATGTCCCGCTCGTCGAACGGCGCGGAAACGGCACACTCGTTCTCCTCGGCGACTGGATTACTCATAATACGTACGTTTTTCTCGAAAACGGGGAGTTCACGCTCAATACCTGGAACATCAACACGGAGAATACCCATGGCTGA